From a region of the Micropterus dolomieu isolate WLL.071019.BEF.003 ecotype Adirondacks linkage group LG21, ASM2129224v1, whole genome shotgun sequence genome:
- the si:ch211-102c2.8 gene encoding myosin-11 isoform X4, whose product MADRGHGGAERDAEDTDELLCTDLDDNSSGFGPDTPPLKLDHCDLLLDAIDAQLGQLQVQPQKREAITREVDSSEAAPLGWSQSLSKDTGLGSTTQTNDTPMIEQTTERSTGCQESPASHEGTRQKSDRKTRDKEEIESHREQVMWRLERLLGDTCNEGRMAGETHPPSDSICTEDFAKRFRDEMVDLALPKSNMQQLDKEKEAERLEISDCDACQNEQKGQNVFNVNTRGAATTGKNSKDIDAARYSPSNKPCQRKKLEKCLFDSYGVNTSHVSEKAGTGERYNIPQRLGDDGSISHRTEPISEHEAQRQNDSHLPKARCLAGVPVWSFDTVSIDSDLDSVCTEQVRQHIHKRPAWRSLLQSVTGMDDYCTNQSDYDTPTQEESEPRSTSGQRSSHGNVQNRSPSARKAQRNKRETYRLVCLGDYDKDTDEEMNHRSRKCRSEKTSEMLQCDWVKMKERLSTLRQECEKEEETLQLKKMQLKDVEFSLGKLQQRRKHAFQELHRMTVETTKMEKERRTLEFILRDSRAGKDALSSQLHELQSQRDSCILELRDMEEDLAALTQYKQTLKEAAFTERPSVVMSVLEREEMDRQLDSAKTELFAEQRRAREKLESMQEKLEQTREELQTATEAESTLRNRCACLEEKQRQKKDQIAVEVQVGELQGELGQCKVRVGTLEKMLAQRELKLLDLQEQRMAFQAERDGLKVELQHLKTQHCNALKEAQEQAHRVMKAALKQQKTDLALAYEQQIKKVNKQTEEEKADALKEQALSLTQHIESLQSSLQLKGEEAEKLRNSLEQQKEEAKKHEEELRVEALEKSAPTQVQKAIEEERRKLEAEKVEAVQVHCGILEEQNRKTLECMRSEMQREKSKALSLQHKVVELKTRVQELESERCAWQREQESLVAAICKSQKEEHQAELQKLRRQMAQESQRAVLRLEQANQLSEKEAAGLRVMIEERESSHNQITAEMEQQLRHWAQELGTECQHLLLLLEQSGTKPSSVQLPPRPSVAEALSNLRTLTEQLKHLISHQHQELDSQKQIFVQLRKDKERELSIQRQQLRMERDQALDSLKERLIQEHIEELSNLSRAHMCDGGAEGGGVAASLRKQLRAKDLELRQVQRSMGQWKEQTAARLACKFEEELTAELERCKTKLLRDRKTAKTREERKRKPERPVGEMTLSAKGAQNPVCSSSLYVAASHSASDVASFKLLRYLQSRVKQLRVENQANTWSPSPSNTVPLDLSGSYLTTINQGLDVAGIQSH is encoded by the exons ATGGCTGACAGAGGccatggaggagcagagagagatgcAGAGGACACAGATGAGCTTCTTTGCACAG ATCTGGATGACAATAGCAGTGGGTTTGGACCAGATACTCCGCCTCTCAAACTGGACCACTGTGACCTTCTCTTAGATGCTATTGATGCTCAGCTTGGTCAGCTGCAG GTCCAGCCCCAGAAACGTGAAGCAATTACCAGAGAGGTGGATAGCAGCGAAGCAG ctcctcttggGTGGAGTCAGTCTCTGAGCAAAGACACAGGGCTTGGAAgtacaacacaaacaaatgacacTCCGATGATTGAGCAAACAACAG AGAGGAGCACAGGCTGCCAGGAAAGTCCTGCCTCTCATGAGGGAACTAGGCAGAagtcagacagaaaaacaagagaCAAAGAGGAAATAGAGTCTCACAGGGAGCAAGTCATGTGGAGGCTCGAGAGACTGCTTGGAGACACCTGTAATGAGGGAAGGATGGCTGGAGAAACCCACCCTCCTTCAGACAGCATCTGCACTGAGGACTTTGCCAAACGCTTCAGAGATGAGATGGTGGATTTGGCATTGCCGAAGAGTAATATGCAGCAActagacaaagaaaaagaggcTGAGAGGTTAGAGATATCTGACTGTGACGCTTGTCAGAATGAACAAAAgggacaaaatgtttttaatgtaaacacAAGAGGTGCAGCAACAACTGGGAAAAACAGTAAAGACATAGACGCTGCTCGCTATTCCCCGTCAAACAAGCCATGTCAAAGAAAGAAACTGGAGAAATGTCTTTTTGACAGCTACGGAGTAAACACATCACATGTTAGTGAGAAAGCAGGAACTGGAGAGAGATACAACATACCACAGCGGCTTGGCGATGATGGCAGCA TCTCTCACAGAACAGAGCCCATATCTGAACATGAAGCCCAGCGGCAGAACGACAGCCATCTTCCCAAGGCCAGGTGCTTGGCAG GAGTGCCTGTGTGGAGTTTTGACACCGTGTCCATTGACAGTGACCTTGACTCAGTCTGCACCGAACAAGTTAGGCAGCATATTCACAAGCGGCCAG CATGGCGCTCGCTCCTTCAGTCTGTCACAGGCATGGATGACTACTGTACCAACCAGAGTGACTatgacacacccacacaggaaGAAAGTGAACCTCGATCTACATCAG GCCAGAGGTCCTCTCATGGAAATGTACAGAACAGAAGTCCTTCTGCCCGTAAAGCACAGCGTAATAAGAGAGAAACTTACAG aCTTGTGTGTTTGGGGGACTATGACAAGGACACAGATGAGGAAATGAATCACCGGAGCAGGAAATGCAGGTCTGAGAAGACATCAGAGATGTTGCAGTGTGATTGGGTCAAGATGAAAGAGCGGCTCTCTACACTCCGACAA GAAtgtgagaaagaggaggagacgcTGCAGTTGAAGAAGATGCAGTTAAAAGATGTTGAGTTCTCCCTCGGTAAACTTCAACAGAGAAGAAAG CATGCCTTTCAGGAATTACATCGAATGACTGTAGAGACAACAAAaatggagaaggagaggaggactCTGGAGTTCATTTTGAGAGACAGCAGGGCAGGGAAGGATGCTCTTAG TTCTCAGCTGCACGAGCTGCAGAGCCAGAGAGACTCCTGTATCCTCGAGTTAAGAGACATGGAGGAAGACCTCGCTGCTCTGACTCAATATAAACAGACTCTAAAGGAGGCAGCCTTCACCGAGAGG CCCAGTGTCGTCATGTCAGTGCTGGAGAGGGAGGAGATGGACAGACAGCTGGACAGCGCCAAAACAGAACTGTTTGCTGAACAGCGACGAGCAAGAGAGAAGCTAGAGTCCATGCAAGAA AAGCTGGAGCAGACTCGTGAGGAGCTCCAGACAGCCACAGAGGCAGAGAGCACACTGAGGAACAGATGTGCTTGTCTGGAGGAGAAACAGAGGCAGAAAAAGGATCAGATT GCAGTAGAGGTTCAGGTGGGCGAGTTGCAGGGTGAACTGGGACAATGCAAGGTCAGAGTGGGTACTCTGGAGAAGATGTTGGCTCAGAGGGAGCTGAAGCTGCTAGATTTGCAGGAGCAACGGATGGCCTTTCAAGCTGAAAGAGATGGACTGAAGGTGGAGCTACAGCACCTGAAAACCCAGCACTGCAATGCACTGAAAGAAGCCCAGGAGCAAGCCCATAGAGTGATG aagGCCGCATTGAAGCAGCAAAAGACAGATTTGGCACTGGCTTATGAGCAGCAAATCAAAAAG GTTAATAAGCAGACTGAAGAGGAGAAGGCAGACGCTTTGAAAGAACAAGCTCTGTCTCTCACCCAACACATTGAGTCCTTACAAAGTTCCCTTCAG CTAAAAGGAGAAGAGGCAGAGAAGCTGAGGAATTCTCTGGagcagcagaaggaggaggCAAAGAAGCATGAAGAGGAGCTGCGTGTAGAAGCCCTGGAAAAG TCTGCTCCCACTCAGGTGCAGAAAGCaatagaggaggagaggaggaagttGGAGGCAGAAAAAGTGGAAGCTGTGCAGGTGCATTGCGGGATACTGGAAGAGCAGAACAGAAAGACCCTGGAATGCATGAGGAGTGAGATGCAGCGAGAGAAGAGTAAAGCACTATCTCTTCAACATAAAGTGGTGGAACTGAAAACA AGAGTGCAGGAGTTGGAGAGTGAACGCTGTGCGtggcagagagagcaggagtCTTTGGTGGCTGCTATTTGCAAGTCACAGAAAGAGGAGCACCAGGCTGAGCTGCAGAAACTGCGGAGACAGATGGCGCAG GAGAGTCAGAGAGCAGTGCTGCGGCTTGAGCAGGCTAATCAGCTGTCAGAGAAAGAGGCTGCGGGACTCCGGGTGATGATAGAAGAAAGGGAGAGCAGCCATAACCAAATCACAGCTGAAATGGAACAGCAGCTCAGACACTGGGCCCAGGAGCTGGGAACAGAGTGCCAGCATCTACTCCTCTTACTGGAGCAGAGTGGAACCAAGCCTAGTTCTGTGCAACTACCTCCCAG GCCTTCAGTAGCTGAGGCTCTTTCAAACCTGAGAACACTAACAGAGCAGTTGAAGCACCTGATTAGCCATCAACACCAGGAGCTTGATTCACAGAAACAAATCTTTGTGCAGCTGAGAAAAGACAAG GAACGAGAATTGAGCATCCAGAGGCAGCAGCTCAGGATGGAGAGAGACCAAGCCTTGGATTCTCTAAAGGAGCGTCTCATTCAG GAGCACATTGAGGAGTTAAGCAATCTGAGCAGGGCTCATATGTGcgatggaggagctgaggggGGAGGAGTGGCAGCATCTCTTCGCAAACAGCTGAGGGCCAAAGACCTGGAGCTGAGGCAGGTTCAGAGGAGCATGGGTCAGTGGAAGGAACAGACTGCAGCTCGTCTGGCATGCAAGTTTGAGGAAGAGCTGACAGCTGAACTGGAACG GTGCAAGACAAAGTTGTTACGGGACAG aAAAACAGCGAAGACtcgagaggagaggaagagaaagccTGAGAGGCCTGTCGGAGAGATGACGCTTAGTGCAAAG GGAGCTCAGAATCCAGTTTGCTCTTCCTCCCTCTATGTTGCTGCCTCCCACAGTGCCTCAGATGTGGCTTCATTTAAGCTTCTACGTTACCTCCAGAGCAGAGTCAAGCAGCTCCGTGTAGAAAACCAGGCCAACACCTGGAGTCCATCACCTTCAAATACAGTCCCTTTAGATTTGTCAGGATCCTATCTTACAACA ATCAATCAAGGTCTAGACGTCGCTGGGATTCAGAGCCACTGA
- the si:ch211-102c2.8 gene encoding trichohyalin isoform X2 has product MADRGHGGAERDAEDTDELLCTDLDDNSSGFGPDTPPLKLDHCDLLLDAIDAQLGQLQVQPQKREAITREVDSSEAAPLGWSQSLSKDTGLGSTTQTNDTPMIEQTTERSTGCQESPASHEGTRQKSDRKTRDKEEIESHREQVMWRLERLLGDTCNEGRMAGETHPPSDSICTEDFAKRFRDEMVDLALPKSNMQQLDKEKEAERLEISDCDACQNEQKGQNVFNVNTRGAATTGKNSKDIDAARYSPSNKPCQRKKLEKCLFDSYGVNTSHVSEKAGTGERYNIPQRLGDDGSISHRTEPISEHEAQRQNDSHLPKARCLAGVPVWSFDTVSIDSDLDSVCTEQVRQHIHKRPAWRSLLQSVTGMDDYCTNQSDYDTPTQEESEPRSTSGQRSSHGNVQNRSPSARKAQRNKRETYRLVCLGDYDKDTDEEMNHRSRKCRSEKTSEMLQCDWVKMKERLSTLRQECEKEEETLQLKKMQLKDVEFSLGKLQQRRKHAFQELHRMTVETTKMEKERRTLEFILRDSRAGKDALSSQLHELQSQRDSCILELRDMEEDLAALTQYKQTLKEAAFTERPSVVMSVLEREEMDRQLDSAKTELFAEQRRAREKLESMQEKLEQTREELQTATEAESTLRNRCACLEEKQRQKKDQIAVEVQVGELQGELGQCKVRVGTLEKMLAQRELKLLDLQEQRMAFQAERDGLKVELQHLKTQHCNALKEAQEQAHRVMKAALKQQKTDLALAYEQQIKKQSLWLLCPQVNKQTEEEKADALKEQALSLTQHIESLQSSLQLKGEEAEKLRNSLEQQKEEAKKHEEELRVEALEKVQKAIEEERRKLEAEKVEAVQVHCGILEEQNRKTLECMRSEMQREKSKALSLQHKVVELKTRVQELESERCAWQREQESLVAAICKSQKEEHQAELQKLRRQMAQESQRAVLRLEQANQLSEKEAAGLRVMIEERESSHNQITAEMEQQLRHWAQELGTECQHLLLLLEQSGTKPSSVQLPPRPSVAEALSNLRTLTEQLKHLISHQHQELDSQKQIFVQLRKDKERELSIQRQQLRMERDQALDSLKERLIQEHIEELSNLSRAHMCDGGAEGGGVAASLRKQLRAKDLELRQVQRSMGQWKEQTAARLACKFEEELTAELERCKTKLLRDRKTAKTREERKRKPERPVGEMTLSAKGAQNPVCSSSLYVAASHSASDVASFKLLRYLQSRVKQLRVENQANTWSPSPSNTVPLDLSGSYLTTINQGLDVAGIQSH; this is encoded by the exons ATGGCTGACAGAGGccatggaggagcagagagagatgcAGAGGACACAGATGAGCTTCTTTGCACAG ATCTGGATGACAATAGCAGTGGGTTTGGACCAGATACTCCGCCTCTCAAACTGGACCACTGTGACCTTCTCTTAGATGCTATTGATGCTCAGCTTGGTCAGCTGCAG GTCCAGCCCCAGAAACGTGAAGCAATTACCAGAGAGGTGGATAGCAGCGAAGCAG ctcctcttggGTGGAGTCAGTCTCTGAGCAAAGACACAGGGCTTGGAAgtacaacacaaacaaatgacacTCCGATGATTGAGCAAACAACAG AGAGGAGCACAGGCTGCCAGGAAAGTCCTGCCTCTCATGAGGGAACTAGGCAGAagtcagacagaaaaacaagagaCAAAGAGGAAATAGAGTCTCACAGGGAGCAAGTCATGTGGAGGCTCGAGAGACTGCTTGGAGACACCTGTAATGAGGGAAGGATGGCTGGAGAAACCCACCCTCCTTCAGACAGCATCTGCACTGAGGACTTTGCCAAACGCTTCAGAGATGAGATGGTGGATTTGGCATTGCCGAAGAGTAATATGCAGCAActagacaaagaaaaagaggcTGAGAGGTTAGAGATATCTGACTGTGACGCTTGTCAGAATGAACAAAAgggacaaaatgtttttaatgtaaacacAAGAGGTGCAGCAACAACTGGGAAAAACAGTAAAGACATAGACGCTGCTCGCTATTCCCCGTCAAACAAGCCATGTCAAAGAAAGAAACTGGAGAAATGTCTTTTTGACAGCTACGGAGTAAACACATCACATGTTAGTGAGAAAGCAGGAACTGGAGAGAGATACAACATACCACAGCGGCTTGGCGATGATGGCAGCA TCTCTCACAGAACAGAGCCCATATCTGAACATGAAGCCCAGCGGCAGAACGACAGCCATCTTCCCAAGGCCAGGTGCTTGGCAG GAGTGCCTGTGTGGAGTTTTGACACCGTGTCCATTGACAGTGACCTTGACTCAGTCTGCACCGAACAAGTTAGGCAGCATATTCACAAGCGGCCAG CATGGCGCTCGCTCCTTCAGTCTGTCACAGGCATGGATGACTACTGTACCAACCAGAGTGACTatgacacacccacacaggaaGAAAGTGAACCTCGATCTACATCAG GCCAGAGGTCCTCTCATGGAAATGTACAGAACAGAAGTCCTTCTGCCCGTAAAGCACAGCGTAATAAGAGAGAAACTTACAG aCTTGTGTGTTTGGGGGACTATGACAAGGACACAGATGAGGAAATGAATCACCGGAGCAGGAAATGCAGGTCTGAGAAGACATCAGAGATGTTGCAGTGTGATTGGGTCAAGATGAAAGAGCGGCTCTCTACACTCCGACAA GAAtgtgagaaagaggaggagacgcTGCAGTTGAAGAAGATGCAGTTAAAAGATGTTGAGTTCTCCCTCGGTAAACTTCAACAGAGAAGAAAG CATGCCTTTCAGGAATTACATCGAATGACTGTAGAGACAACAAAaatggagaaggagaggaggactCTGGAGTTCATTTTGAGAGACAGCAGGGCAGGGAAGGATGCTCTTAG TTCTCAGCTGCACGAGCTGCAGAGCCAGAGAGACTCCTGTATCCTCGAGTTAAGAGACATGGAGGAAGACCTCGCTGCTCTGACTCAATATAAACAGACTCTAAAGGAGGCAGCCTTCACCGAGAGG CCCAGTGTCGTCATGTCAGTGCTGGAGAGGGAGGAGATGGACAGACAGCTGGACAGCGCCAAAACAGAACTGTTTGCTGAACAGCGACGAGCAAGAGAGAAGCTAGAGTCCATGCAAGAA AAGCTGGAGCAGACTCGTGAGGAGCTCCAGACAGCCACAGAGGCAGAGAGCACACTGAGGAACAGATGTGCTTGTCTGGAGGAGAAACAGAGGCAGAAAAAGGATCAGATT GCAGTAGAGGTTCAGGTGGGCGAGTTGCAGGGTGAACTGGGACAATGCAAGGTCAGAGTGGGTACTCTGGAGAAGATGTTGGCTCAGAGGGAGCTGAAGCTGCTAGATTTGCAGGAGCAACGGATGGCCTTTCAAGCTGAAAGAGATGGACTGAAGGTGGAGCTACAGCACCTGAAAACCCAGCACTGCAATGCACTGAAAGAAGCCCAGGAGCAAGCCCATAGAGTGATG aagGCCGCATTGAAGCAGCAAAAGACAGATTTGGCACTGGCTTATGAGCAGCAAATCAAAAAG CAGTCCCTCTGGCTGTTGTGTCCTCAGGTTAATAAGCAGACTGAAGAGGAGAAGGCAGACGCTTTGAAAGAACAAGCTCTGTCTCTCACCCAACACATTGAGTCCTTACAAAGTTCCCTTCAG CTAAAAGGAGAAGAGGCAGAGAAGCTGAGGAATTCTCTGGagcagcagaaggaggaggCAAAGAAGCATGAAGAGGAGCTGCGTGTAGAAGCCCTGGAAAAG GTGCAGAAAGCaatagaggaggagaggaggaagttGGAGGCAGAAAAAGTGGAAGCTGTGCAGGTGCATTGCGGGATACTGGAAGAGCAGAACAGAAAGACCCTGGAATGCATGAGGAGTGAGATGCAGCGAGAGAAGAGTAAAGCACTATCTCTTCAACATAAAGTGGTGGAACTGAAAACA AGAGTGCAGGAGTTGGAGAGTGAACGCTGTGCGtggcagagagagcaggagtCTTTGGTGGCTGCTATTTGCAAGTCACAGAAAGAGGAGCACCAGGCTGAGCTGCAGAAACTGCGGAGACAGATGGCGCAG GAGAGTCAGAGAGCAGTGCTGCGGCTTGAGCAGGCTAATCAGCTGTCAGAGAAAGAGGCTGCGGGACTCCGGGTGATGATAGAAGAAAGGGAGAGCAGCCATAACCAAATCACAGCTGAAATGGAACAGCAGCTCAGACACTGGGCCCAGGAGCTGGGAACAGAGTGCCAGCATCTACTCCTCTTACTGGAGCAGAGTGGAACCAAGCCTAGTTCTGTGCAACTACCTCCCAG GCCTTCAGTAGCTGAGGCTCTTTCAAACCTGAGAACACTAACAGAGCAGTTGAAGCACCTGATTAGCCATCAACACCAGGAGCTTGATTCACAGAAACAAATCTTTGTGCAGCTGAGAAAAGACAAG GAACGAGAATTGAGCATCCAGAGGCAGCAGCTCAGGATGGAGAGAGACCAAGCCTTGGATTCTCTAAAGGAGCGTCTCATTCAG GAGCACATTGAGGAGTTAAGCAATCTGAGCAGGGCTCATATGTGcgatggaggagctgaggggGGAGGAGTGGCAGCATCTCTTCGCAAACAGCTGAGGGCCAAAGACCTGGAGCTGAGGCAGGTTCAGAGGAGCATGGGTCAGTGGAAGGAACAGACTGCAGCTCGTCTGGCATGCAAGTTTGAGGAAGAGCTGACAGCTGAACTGGAACG GTGCAAGACAAAGTTGTTACGGGACAG aAAAACAGCGAAGACtcgagaggagaggaagagaaagccTGAGAGGCCTGTCGGAGAGATGACGCTTAGTGCAAAG GGAGCTCAGAATCCAGTTTGCTCTTCCTCCCTCTATGTTGCTGCCTCCCACAGTGCCTCAGATGTGGCTTCATTTAAGCTTCTACGTTACCTCCAGAGCAGAGTCAAGCAGCTCCGTGTAGAAAACCAGGCCAACACCTGGAGTCCATCACCTTCAAATACAGTCCCTTTAGATTTGTCAGGATCCTATCTTACAACA ATCAATCAAGGTCTAGACGTCGCTGGGATTCAGAGCCACTGA